A portion of the Manduca sexta isolate Smith_Timp_Sample1 unplaced genomic scaffold, JHU_Msex_v1.0 HiC_scaffold_2205, whole genome shotgun sequence genome contains these proteins:
- the LOC119191993 gene encoding serine protease inhibitor 77Ba-like, whose amino-acid sequence MNGLVLLFALLSATVQEDVDSVVICGVGDDNIEGFREALYDFNMKLYKKLAEHTHGHFVISAPPLWQSLAAIAESMDGVARQELLQLLGLPEDECTRQTYYQLASSRETFGLDVTMQRKHLFFIDEGLNMNTEWVNLASTQFNLHTIPVPIKRAPKDVAYLIRHIISSQLAPLNLQGNSLLADEIDYNGLWSEAFPEADIIRSPFYDHEGNQIGSVDLMRIKRRVRMVFVEQINARVVEIPVGVDGRYRMLFGIPVEGHNMRKSIEKVTATVMFEMVAGLKESEVPIDVAIPRFVTTTESDVRAVLVQVGLKSLWTEASATR is encoded by the coding sequence ATGAATGGATTGGTTTTGTTGTTTGCACTGCTCAGTGCAACAGTACAAGAGGACGTTGATTCCGTAGTGATATGTGGAGTCGGCGACGATAACATCGAGGGATTCCGGGAAGCTCTCTATGACTTTAATATGAAACTGTACAAGAAATTAGCTGAGCATACCCACGGGCATTTTGTCATCTCTGCGCCTCCCCTGTGGCAATCGCTGGCAGCAATCGCGGAAAGCATGGATGGGGTCGCGCGACAGGAACTCCTCCAACTCCTCGGCCTACCAGAAGACGAGTGCACGCGACAAACTTACTACCAACTCGCGTCCAGCCGCGAGACATTCGGCCTCGACGTTACTATGCAAAGGAAGCATCTCTTCTTTATCGATGAAGGTTTAAACATGAACACGGAGTGGGTGAACTTAGCTAGTACTCAATTTAATTTGCATACCATACCAGTGCCGATAAAACGCGCCCCGAAGGATGTGGCTTATTTGATACGACACATAATATCTTCTCAACTAGCACCACTGAATTTGCAAGGAAACTCCTTGTTGGCAGACGAAATAGATTACAATGGGCTGTGGTCAGAGGCGTTTCCCGAAGCGGACATCATACGGTCACCATTCTACGACCATGAAGGCAATCAGATCGGGTCGGTTGACTTGATGAGAATCAAGAGACGCGTGCGCATGGTGTTCGTGGAACAAATTAATGCCAGAGTTGTGGAGATACCTGTCGGGGTGGATGGCCGGTATCGGATGCTGTTCGGAATACCGGTGGAGGGGCATAATATGAGAAAATCAATTGAAAAAGTTACAGCAACGGTGATGTTTGAAATGGTAGCCGGTTTGAAAGAGAGTGAGGTGCCGATAGACGTGGCGATACCGCGGTTTGTCACCACCACCGAGTCTGACGTGCGAGCGGTTCTGGTACAGGTGGGACTGAAGAGCTTGTGGACTGAAGCCTCAGCAACaaggtaa